One part of the Gossypium raimondii isolate GPD5lz chromosome 1, ASM2569854v1, whole genome shotgun sequence genome encodes these proteins:
- the LOC105785481 gene encoding uncharacterized protein LOC105785481 — protein sequence MRSIASCYNEHAIKVSDSYCSRPSNQPCLTPSFTPSTPTTVKCIYKAKISSQRNLLIALTWCNNLLGRGLTIAVGETPSKFDPNSHHLSKNKGSKTFKACNSEIEVFWDVSNAQYMNGPEPSTRFSLFVLVDSQLCLSLGDIIHTNNEEKATSNFSLVSRTEVFIGTTSVFSTKAQFCEEGLVHEILIKCNEEYEEKQKVWRNPELCVTIDKKKVFQVKRLRWNFRGNQVIFLDGLLIDMMWDLHDWLFNRTSKCAVFMFRTRSGLDSRLWLEEKNAKFGEHQERGEFSLLICACKNLD from the coding sequence ATGAGGAGCATAGCATCTTGTTACAATGAACATGCTATCAAAGTGTCGGATTCTTATTGTTCAAGGCCATCAAATCAACCTTGTCTCACCCCCAGCTTTACCCCTTCAACTCCAACCACTGTAAAATGTATATACAAAGCTAAAATCTCCTCTCAAAGAAACCTCCTCATCGCCCTCACATGGTGCAACAATCTCCTAGGCCGAGGCCTAACAATCGCGGTTGGCGAAACCCCATCGAAATTCGATCCCAATTCCCACCATCTTTCAAAGAACAAAGGCAGCAAAACCTTCAAAGCTTGCAATTCAGAGATTGAAGTCTTTTGGGATGTTTCCAATGCTCAGTATATGAATGGACCCGAACCAAGCACCAGGTTTTCACTTTTTGTTTTAGTTGACTCCCAACTTTGTCTATCTCTTGGGGATATAATTCATACCAACAATGAGGAAAAGGCAACATCCAATTTTTCATTGGTTTCAAGGACTGAAGTTTTCATAGGCACCACTAGTGTTTTTTCAACCAAGGCTCAATTTTGTGAGGAAGGATTGgttcatgaaattttaatcaaatgcaATGAAGAatatgaagaaaaacaaaaggtttGGAGAAACCCTGAATTGTGTGTCACCATTGATAAAAAGAAGGTGTTTCAAGTGAAGAGATTGAGGTGGAATTTCAGAGGGAATCAAGTGATCTTTTTGGATGGATTATTGATAGATATGATGTGGGATTTGCATGATTGGCTCTTTAACCGAACATCAAAGTGTGCTGTTTTCATGTTTAGGACAAGGAGTGGATTAGATAGCAGGCTTTGGTTAGAAGAAAAAAACGCCAAATTTGGAGAACATCAAGAAAGAGGTGAATTCTCATTATTGATATGTGCTTGTAAGAATCTTGACTAA